The window AGTGGAACAAACCCGAGAAAACTTGGATTTAATATTAACAGGGATCAATAGCTCCACTGACATGGTTGTAACAGAAACAAAGCAAATAGAAGAAGGGTCTACTGAGCTTCAGGAAATCTTAAAATCCATGCAATCCTTTAAATCCCGTTTAGTTTCTATTACAAGTATGGTTTCTGAGTCAACAGAATCTGTAGACGGACAACGTGAAAGTATTCAAGAAATTTCTAAAATCCTTCAGGAAATCTCGCAATTGGCCCATGAAAATAAAGAACATGTCTACCAAGTTACAAATGATTTAGATAAACAACATGAAAACGTGGAAGAAATCCGTTCTATTAGTCATGCATTGAACACAACTTCTGAGGAATTGCAATCCCTCATCCACAAAGATGCAGTTCTAATGAACTCGAATATTGACCTCACTTTAGTGGAAAATTCAAAAGAAATTCTTCTTAAAACTATTCGGGCAAATGAATTAATCTCTTTGAATGCAGAGGTACATCAGATGCAACTAGATACAATTTTAACAGCCAATATACAATTTGAAGCCATATGGTCCAATCGTTTGGATGGATCATTTATATATTCAAACCCGACGGCAGCCCTTGTAAATGCAAAATTACGTCCATGGTTTATCGAAGCCTCTGGAGGGAAAACCTTTACCTCTGACGTTTATATTTCTGCCCTTACAAAAAAAGCTTGCATTACACTCTCCATGCCAATTTTAGATGGAAACAAGATTATTGGCGTTCTTGGAGCTGATTTAGCCGTTTCCTAACTTATCATGGAAGCTGCACAACAAAAACACCGACCACAAATTAGTGAATCGGTGTTTACCCTATTTATTTTGCAAATTGATATAGCAAGATGCCTGTTGCTACTGCTACATTTAAAGACTCAGCTTGTCCAAAAATTGGAATAATGACATTTTGATCAGTCTTATCTAGAAGCTGTGGATGGATACCACTGCCTTCATTTCCTACGATTAAAGCAAAGCTACCTGATGTATTAACTTCTGTATACACTACAGCCTCTTGAAGAGCAGTACCGTACACTTTAACTTCCCGATCTTGTAGATCTTCTATCCAATCAGCCAATTCCCCGCGAACAATGGGGATATGGAAATGAGAACCTTGAGCTGAACGTAATGTTTTAGGATTATATGCATCGGCACATCCCTTCCCTAAGACCACCGCATCAATTCCTGCAGCATCTGCCGTGCGAATCATTGTTCCGATATTGCCTGGATCTTGAACTGCGTCAACCAGTAAAAGTTTTCTCCAGCTCGCTAAAGCATTCGAATCTACTTCTAATTGTTTGCAATGGGCAAAAACGCCTTGAGAGTTTTCTGTTTCAGCAAGTTCTGTTGCAATTGCTCCAGTTATTTCAACCATCGCTACATTGTCGATATCCCAAAGTAATGGTAAATCCACACCCTCACGAACAATTATTTGAACGATTTGCTCTTTATTCTTTAAAGCTTCTTCCACTAAATGAAAGCCCTCTACGATAAATTCTCCTGATTTTTCACGTTCTTTTCTTGTCGTCACAAGCTTTTTCCAATGCTTGACTAAAGCATTCTGTGGTGATTCAATTCGTTTCATAATTGTACGTTTACCGCCTTTTCCTTTTCGTTCTATTGCCTAATTTTACATGAAAAGTCGGTCAGTGTAAAAAATGATCTTCCTCACAGAAAATTTCTTTGTTTACAGCCTTACTTCCCGAGCAATACTCTTTAAGCTATCTCCTAATTTATCAATTTCTAGTTTAGTTGTCCCTTCTCCAAAGGATACACGGAAAAACTGTCGTGCTTTTGATAAGTTTTGCCCCATTGCTAAAATGGCTTTTGTTCCAGAGCTGCTAGTAATATCACAGGCACTTCCTGTAGAAATGGCAATTCCCTCCTCATTTAACCTCAGCATCACAAATTGCCCCTCTACCCCATTTAGACATATTCCTAATATACTTGGAAGCTGATAATCTGCCTCGGCTTCAATAAAATCACAACCTGCATCCTTTAAAATCTGTTTTAAGCGATTACGATAAAGTTGAAAAGTCTCTTTTTGATAGGCAAATTGCTCCATTGCTGTCACCATTGCAATAATTGCTGGAAGATCTACTGTCCCTCCACGGATTCCCTTTTCATGGGTTAGACCAGGAAAAACAGGGACACATCGTTTCCTCGGATTTAGATAAATCGCTCCACACCCTTTTGGACCTCCAAATTTATGTGCTGAGATGGTTATAGCATCGAGTTCCTTTGCTAAATGCTCAATTGGCAATTTACAGAAGGATTGAACACAATCTACATGAAAGGGAATGTCTTTTTTTCGAGCAATTTTTGCAATTCGTTCTACTGGCTGAATGGTTCCAATTTCTGAATTTACATGCTGAATTGAAATTAACACCGTATCTTCACGTATCGATTTAACAAGTATATCAACATCCACTATTCCATATTCATTTAGTGGGAGCTTCGTAACCTCATAGCCATCTCTTTCAAGTGTAGTCATGGCTGCATGAACGCTCGTATGCTCTGCTGCAGATGTAATCACATGTTTTCCTTTACCAGCTCTGGCTAGAGATAATATGGCAAGAAGATTCCCTTCTGTCCCACTGCCTGTAAAAATGACCCCATTACGATTAATCCCTAATTTGTTTGCAACTCTAGTTCGAGCCTCCTCTAATAAAAAACTAGCATTGCCCCCTGCATCATGTAGGCTGGATGTATTTCCAAAAACAATCTTTGCAGCTTCTGAATACGCTGCAATTGCTTCATCTGTCATCGGTGTTGTTGCTGCATAGTCAAGATATATCATGATGAAATCCCCTTAGTTTTATAGTCTGAAAACCAAGCTATTCCGTTTAATTCTCTATGAAACTTACATACTTCCAATACTTGTTTTCCACTTCATTTTATGTAAAGATAGGTGTAAAGACAACTGTAAAGAAGGTAAATCTATGAAAATCGAAACAGACATCGTCATTATCGGTAGTGGAATTGCAGCTCTTCAGGCTGCCCAGGTATTATCTCGGCGTTTTACAGTCCACATTATTACGAAGTCTGATATTAGAAACGGTAGTTCCTATAAAGCTCAAGGCGGTATTGCAGCTGTAATAAGTCATGATGATCATTCGACTCTTCATATCCAGGACACGCTTCTCGCTGGTGAACATCATCACGTGGAGCAACATGTAGAACGATTAGTCGAAAAAGGAATAGAAACAGTTCATCAACTTATCAATCAGGACTTTCCTGTGGACCGTACAAATCAAGGGGCAATATCACTTGGTCTCGAAGGTGCACACAGTAAACCGCGCATACTCCATTCCGGTGGTGATGCAACAGGCAAAGCATTGGTCGAACACTTAATAGCAGAGTTACCTGAAAATGTAATTGTCCATGAACATGAAATTGCCTATGAACTACTACTGAATACTCACGGTGAATGTATCGGAGTAAAAACGAAAAAAATCGATTCGAGGGATTCAACTTACTATACCTCTTACGTCATCCTTGCTACAGGCGGAGCAGGAAGTGTTTATGCTTGCACTTCTAACTGTCCAGATAGTGTTGGAGATGGGATTGCGCTTTCTTATCTTGCAGGTGCACAAATTACTGACATGGAATTTGTTCAATTTCACCCTAGTTTACTTTATATAAATGGTGCTGCTAAAGGGCTTGTCTCAGAGGCAGTGCGCGGTGCTGGTGGGTATTTTATCGATCAATATGGACACAGGTTAATGGAGAATAAGCATCCACTAGGAGATTTAGCACCTCGTCATGTAACTGCATTTGAAATATATAAAGAACGGGCTAAAGGAAATGAAGTTTTTCTCGACATTTCTGCCATTTCTGACTTTAAGAGCAAATTTCCAACCATTTCTCAAATTTGTGAAGAAAATGGGATTGCTATTTCACAAGGACGCATCCCAATCGCACCTGGCAGTCACTTTTTAATGGGTGGTATTTCAGCAGATTGCTATGGGCGTACTAGCATTCCAAGACTGCTTGCTACAGGAGAAACTGCATGTACCGGCGTCCATGGGGCTAACCGTTTAGCAAGCAATTCCTTGCTTGAAGGTATTACCTTTGGAAAGCTGATGGCGGAGAATCTATTATCATATGGAACTAGGCAAAACCATTTTCAGGAGTGCCCTACTTTAAACAAAGATAAAAAGTTAACACTTCTTTCTGCAAAAACGCTACAAGAAGAAATGCTAAAAAATGCTGGAATCATTCGAAATCGAGAAGACTTAACCAAATTGCAAGAGCTCCTGCCGACGTATGATCAAGTAAGATTCTTTGATTTAAGCAAATGTACGAAACAACAAATTGAGCTAACTTTTATGCATATTACATCCTCTTTAATAGTGAATGCCGCTCTTTTGCGAGAGGAATCTCGTGGTGCCCATATCCGCGAAGACTTCGCACGCTTGCACCAAGGTTGGCAGAACAAATGGGTCGTGTTTGAAAAAGAAAAAACATATGTGAGGGAAGGACTTTATGAACAAAATCAAACTGCAAACAATGTTAAAGCAATTTTTCAATGAAGATATTGGAGATGGAGATCTTTCAAGTGAATTATTATTTACTTCATCCGATAAAGGCTCTTTTACTTTTTACGCGAAAGAAGCGGGCATCTTTTGTGGAGCTGAAATTATCCAAACCGGTTTTAAAATCTTGGATTCTTCCATAGAAGTAACTCTATTAAAACGAGATGGAGAAAAAATTGAAATAGGTGATGAGATAGCAGTCATTGAGGGTTCTTTACAAAGCTTATTAGCTGGTGAACGAGTTATTTTAAATTTAGTTCAACGAATGAGTAGTATAGCCACAAATGCTTATAAAGCTGTCGAGTTAACGAAAGGAACAAATGCAAAAATTTGTGATACTCGAAAAACGATACCTGGACTTAGAATGCTGGATAAGTATGCAGTTCGTACAGGGGGGGCCTATAATCACCGGAGTGGCCTATATGACTGTATTATGTTGAAGGATAATCACATCTCTTTTGCGGGAAGCATCTCTAGAGCTGTATCTGATGCGAAATCAAAAATCGGTCATACTGTTAAAATCGAAGTTGAAATTGAGTCGAAAGAACAGCTCATCGAAGCGATTGAAGCAAAAGCAGATATTATTATGTTCGATAATCGAAGCCCTGAGGAAATCCGCAATTGGCTGCCGTTTGTCCCTTCGTCCATCATCACGGAGGCTTCAGGTGGCATTACATTTGATAATTTAAAAGATTATGCAAAAAGTGGTGTGGAGTTTATTTCGTTAGGTGCTCTCACCCACTCTGTGAAAGCATTGGATATAAGTGCTCTAGTACAGTTGAAAGGAGAAAAGATTAATGGGTATCACTAGTTTACTCGGAAGCAATATGCTGCCTGAAAAATATCGTACAATGAAGCGTTCTGAGATGGAACAACGAATACTCGAAATTAAAGAAACGCTTGGAGATCAATTATTCATACCAGGCCATCATTATCAAAAGGATGAAGTTATTCAGTTTGCGGATAGTATAGGAGATTCATTGCAGCTTGCAAGAGTCGCAGCAGCAAATAAAAAAGCACAGCATATCGTGTTCTGTGGTGTACATTTCATGGCTGAAACTGCCGATATGCTTACGACAGATGACCAAATTGTATACTTGCCAGATATGCGTGCAGGATGTTCAATGGCGGATATGGCGGATATCTATCAAACGGAAGAAGCATGGATCGAACTCCAGAAGCTGCTTGGCGATACAATCATTCCTTTAACGTATGTCAATTCAACAGCTGCCATTAAAGCATTCACAGGAAGAAATGGCGGGGCTTGTGTTACATCATCTAATGCTAAGAAAATGGTGAAATGGGCATATACTCAAAAAGAGCGTTTATTCTTCTTACCTGACCAACACCTAGGACGAAATACAGCATACGAATTAGGCATTCCTTTAGAGCAGATGGCTGTCTGGAACCCGATGAAAGGCGAACTTGAGTATGAAGGTAACCTAGCAGATCTAAGGGTCATTTTATGGAAAGGCCATTGCTCAGTTCATCAAGGCTTTACCGTATCAAATATAAAAAATGTACGAGAAAGATATCCCCAAATGACCATCATTGTTCACCCAGAATGCTGTCGTGAAGTTGTTGAAGCATCTGATTTAAATGGCTCAACAAAATATATCGTGGACACAGTTAATTCTGCTCCAGCGGGTTCAAGCTTCGCTATCGGAACAGAGATGAATCTGGTTAAACGTATTATTGCGGATCACCCAGATAAGCAAATCATTTCACTAAATGAAAATATGTGTCCATGCTTAACAATGAATCGAATTGATTTACCCCATCTCTTGTGGGCATTAGAAATGATTACAGAAGACGTGCCGGGAAATATCATTAAGGTTGCTCCTGAAGTAACTAAGGAAGCAAAATTGTCACTTGATCGGATGCTTGCATTAGCTTAATAAACCAAGAATCTACATTTGTTCGTGCATACCATATGTAGGTTCTTTTTTCGTCCATTATAATCAGTTTCCCACTCTAAAATGCAATAACTTTATTTAGTCCAATGACTTCGAATCCACATGATAAAGTTGCGCGGGCTGCTTCAGTGGCAAGTCCATGATTTCTATATTTACTAGAAATCCCGTAGTATATTTCAGTCGCATTCATCTCGAAATCATCTGGAACTTAACCACAATAGCCAATCACTCTTTGGTCTTCTATATGTAAAATAGAAAGATTAATCGAAAATAATAAATTCCGCAGTAACAAATTATTGTGGAATTATTATTTTTTATTATTTGATTAGACAACTTTGCCGAATTACTTAATTTACTATGTATAGTTTCCTTTTAGTGATGCAGACTAGTCATTAAGGAGGCGATTGTTATGAATTTTCAAATTAGACAAGCCATTACTTCAAATGTACAAGGTGATAGTGCTGCCGAGTTCCGCGATACTGTAGAAGATGCAATTACGCGTGGAGACGAGCATTTATTACCTGGTCTTGGCGTATTTTTAGAAAAATGGTGGCATGCATCTTCACCAGACGAACAACAGCAATTTACTGAAAAACTTTCAAAAGCATTTCAAAACTAATGAAATGTAAGGCTGGCTTGCTTGAGTTTTCATGTCTTGGCAGCCTTCTACCTTTATATTCCCCAATCACTTTTCAATATTTTATTTAATTGTTCAAGATCAACTTTTTCCGAGATTTTCTTTTCAATGTCCATCTTCAACAGATTGTACTTATCAATGCAAATTTGTCCTAGGTCTGTTAATTGAATACATTTATCACGATTATTACTACCTGGTACTAATTCGACTAATCCCTTAGATGCTAATTTCTTAACAAATTTATGGGCTGCTTGCCGAGATATTTGTACGTTTTTAGCAACCATCGATATTGTTGGCTGATGGTTATTCACCTTTGACATGATGTACCATTCTGAATTCGAAATGGAAATATCACTCATTTCGTTCCATTTTTCTTCTAAAATTCTTCGTATCGTACCGTGTCGCTCACTAATAAGATCAAATAAGTCTAATGGTTCCACGTCAATCAATCATTCCCTTGCATCTCATTTTCGAGAATAATATACTCAATCACGCACCATTTGTCAACTAAGTTGACATTTTTCTTAAAATAACCTATAATGAAATTAGTCAACCTAGTTGACAATATGTACTTGGGGGCGAAATAATGTTTAATATTGGTGATACGATTATCTATTCTGCTCATGGATTATGCCAAATTGACGGCATCAGTGAAAAGACTATTTCAGGTGTAACAAAAACCTACTATGTACTGCATCCTCTTAATAATGAAAAATTAGAAATCAGTACTCCTGTTGATAATAAAACCATTTCAACACTTATGGCTAAAGAAGAAGCTGAAGAAATTTTGGAATTGTTTACTGAACCAGGCATAGAATGGATTGATAAAGGCAACCAACGTACACAAGGCTATTCTCTCATTGCCAAAAAAGGTGATCGAAAAGAAATTGCTAAAGTGATTAATACTTTACTTGTGAAAAAACACGAGATAGAAAATAATGAAAAGAAATTTCCGGAACAAGACCGCAAGCTGTTGGTTTCAATGCAAAGTATCTTATTCTCAGAGCTTGCCCTTTCTTTAAACACAACTACTGAGGAAATATCCCAAAAAATTGCTCACTTATTAGAGATTGACGGAGAAGTGATCCTTACAAATGAATAAGTACCGTCTCATCAGGCAGCCTCTTAAAGTATGTTTATTTAAGGGCTGTTTTTCTGCTTACAAACAGTTGTGTAACCATATTAAAAAGCAACCCAGCGTCTCCCAGGTTGCTTTTCTTATGTAGCGATGAGGCATTCCATCCTGAACAACGACATCGCATGAAATCGCTACAGCGAGTCCCCCGTAGACAAATTTCTTTTTTATTCATTAAGTAAAAATATACAGCCCGTATATAATTTTTACTTTGCTAATTCATTTAGTTAAAAATATTGCCTTTTGCGCATGGAGTCTTTTCTCCGCTTGCGACTGTCGCTGGCTTTCGTCGCAGAGCCAATATATTTTTAGTTACGCTTTTATGCTAAAATTGATGCCAATACTGCCTTTTGCGCATGGAGTCTATTCTCCGCTTGCTCAAAGATAAATGAATTCGGGCCATCGATAACGGAAGTTGCTACTTCTTCTTCACGGTGTGCTGGCAAGCAGTGTAAGAACATGTAGTCAGCTTTTGCATGAGCAACTAATTGATCATTAATTTGATAGCCTTCGAAATCTACTAAACGTTTTGCCGTTTCCTCTTCTTGCCCCATACTAGTCCAGACATCTGCGTAAACCGCATCTGCATTTTTAACAGCAGCAACTGGATCATTCGTTACACTTACAAGACTACCATTCTCTTTGGCAATTTTCTGTGCCTTTGCAATCACTTCTTCATTTGGTTCATAACCAATAGGCGTTGCTACAACAATATCCATTCCCACATGTGCAGCTGCCACCACTAAGGAATGTGCCACGTTATTACCATCTCCAACGTAAGCAATTTTCAGTCCTTTTAAGTCCCCTTTGCATTCTGCTATTGTCTCTAGATCTGCCAATGCCTGACACGGATGATAGATATCTGTTAATCCATTAATAACTGGGATTGAAGCATGATCAGCTAATTCTTTCACCATTTCATGTGAGTTTGCACGAATCATGATTGCGTCAAGATAGCCTGATAAAACATGTCCTGTATCTGAAATCGGTTCACCACGTCCAATTTGCATATCGCGGGAATGCATAAACATTGCTTTTCCTCCAAGTTGATTCATGCCAACTTCAAAGGAAATACGCGTACGTGTTGAATGTTTTTCAAAAATCATTCCCAATGTCTTACCTTCTAGTAATCTCGGACATCTTCCGGCCTTCGTAATCTTTTTTAATTGTGTAGCTAATTGGATTAACTCCTGAACCTCTTCACTTGTATAGTCTAATAATGTCAATAGATCCTTCCCTTTAAGGCTTGACACTAACTTAAGCTGAACCTCTTCTAATAATTTCATAAAATGTTCGCCCCCAAACTTCCGATTGATGATGAGTTCATTATACATATGTATATTTATTAAATCAAGTGTATTTTTATAATTTATCTAACTTTTTATAATTCATTGATTATGCAAAAAACAAGATTTATTATTCATTAAAATGAGAAAAATATCCACATCACCTTATAAAAATTCAATATCACACTTTTCATCACTTTTAAATATATGCACAACACAATTAATTAGTCACCAATAGAAAATAAAAAAAGAGCAATAGTTTACTCTTCCACAATTATTTATAAAGAAATCCACAGCAATTAAAAATTTTTATAAAAAAACAGGAGACAAAAATTCTGTCCCCTGATTCTTTGTTAAATTAATCAAAAATTATTTTGTTCACTGTGTCACGATCTAACTTTTTAACGAGTTCGACAATTAGCTTTACCGTATTTTCGTAATCATCACGATGTAAAATGGCTGCATGCGAGTGGATATAGCGTGTAGCTATACCAATTGCCATTGCCGGTACTCCGTTTGCAGTTAAGTGGATGGAACCTGCATCTGTTCCCCCACCTGGTGTTGAATCGAATTGATATGGGATATTATTTTCTTCTGCAACATCTACAACAAAATCACGAAGACCTTTATGTCCTACCATTGAAGCATCGAAAATTATTATTTGTGGGCCTTCACCAATTTTCGAAGTCGATTCCTTTGGTGTAATTCCTGGCGTATCACCTGCTACACCAACATCCACTGCAAAGCCGATATCAGGTTGGATTTTAAATGTTGCCGTTTTCGCTCCACGAAGGCCAACTTCTTCTTGTACATTTCCTACACCATATACAACATTCGGATGCTTAGTATCTTTTAATGCTTTTAAAACATCAATGGCAATGGCACAACCAATTCGATTATCCCAAGCTTTTGCTAAAAGCAATTTTTCATTTTTCATCACATTAAATTCAAAGTATGGTGTAATCATATCACCTGGACGAATACCCCATTCTTTTACTTCATCTTTTGAGCTTGCACCGATATCGATAAATAACTCTTTTAAATCCATTACTTTCTTGCGTTGTTCTACAGGTAGAATATGAGGTGGTTTTGAACCGATTACCCCAATAATCTCCTCACCTGAACGAGTTGTGATTGTCACACGTTGAGAAAGCATCACATGACTCCACCAACCACCAACAGTTTGGAATTTAATGAAGCCTTTTTCATCGATTTGAGTGACCATAAAACCAATTTCGTCTAAATGGCCAGCAATCATTATTTTAGGGCCATTTTCATCGCCTACTTTTTTAGCGATTAAACTTCCTAAATTATCTTGTTCAATCTTATCTGCAAATGGCTCAATATATTTACGCATTACTGCACGAGGAGCTCGTTCATTACCCGGGATTCCATTTGCATCAGTTAGTTCTTTTAACATTTTCAATGTATCATCTAATTGCACCATCTATTCGCCCTCCTAAATTGACTCTCCCTAATTATACCTTTATTATTTCGGTTATTGAAATACATTATCCTCTTTTTTACCTTTTCATTTTGACAAAAATAGAATCTATGGAGTTTCAGCTTAATAGCCGTTTCTCTGACGCTCATAGTTCTTTTCATTTTTGGCGAAATAGGCTTTGATAATATCTTCCAAAGTAAAGTCTAAATTAAAAGCCAATACCCCATAATATTGCCATACATCTTGATAACTATTCCTAGTAGGATTTTGTATAAATGTTAAAATCGCTTCTTGTGTTCGTAAAAACCAATTTGTTAAATCCTCTTTTACTTTAACTTCTGGCCATTCTTCTAAAGATAATCCCTTAGCGTTTCCAAGTGAAAGCAAAAAGTGAATCGAATCCACGAATTCTTCCAAAATAACTTCATGCTCCGAAGGACCTTTCGTACTCCAGAATTTAAAGCATCTTGTTTCATTTGCCAGTTCTGCCAGTTCAATCATTAAAGCAAGTCCTTTTTCTTTAAAGACATCACGGTTAATACCTTGTGTTTTTTCGATAAAAGTATCTAATTCTCTCTGCATTTCAAATAATTCTTTAAATTTCATAAAAAAATCCCTCAATTTCTAAATAAAATGAAACCTATCGTGCCACTTAATCGTAAAGGAACTTACAACGTTTTTACAAGGGGGAACTTGAATTGGCTCTTCTACTTTTCCGTTTGCTTATTATCGTATTAGTCGTTTACATATTTTACAAAGGTGTTCGGTACCTTACTGACCCTAAGCGAAAACTAGATGAAGCTTTTGAAAACGGCGAATATTATTTCTATGACGATGTAAAAAATGTTCGTAAAAACTTTTTCATTTCTTATAAAGGTGCTCTTTTTGAGGGTGAGAAATATTTAGGAACAACGGAAAATGCTTTTGAAGTTGTATCGATCTTCGTATGGGTTCATGATACGATGAAGCTTCAAGGGTTAACGAAAGATGACTTTTACTATTTGGAGAAAGAAATTCAAATGAGCTATCCTAAAGCTAAAATCAATTGGAAAAATCCAATAGAGCAGTTGATGAAAGAACAATCGAATGAGCTTTAAATCACCTTATTGCTTCAAAATTTCAATTTGATGATAATCTGGCTGCACTTATCCATCTTCTAAAAATAAGGATTGTCTAACACTGCTCCTACTATGCATGTAAGACAATCCTCTATTTTATTATTTAATGCTCGATTTCGCTAGTAACTTTTCGAGCTCTATTTCAATCAATTCAAGATCTAAACGTTCATAAAGCGGTTTAATGTCATTAATAATAGCTCTCGGTAAATCCTTTTGAATGGTCCATTCATTATTTTGTATATCAAGCATTGTTTTTATTTTCGTTGAAGCAAAGGGTAAGAACGGCTGTAGAACTTGCGCAAGATTTTGAATGATAAAGACACATGCTGAAAGCGTTTCTTTACATTCCTCTACCTCCTCCTTAACTTGAATCCACGGTTTTCGCTCATCAAAATATCGATTGGCAATACGGACATAATGAAAGACTTTTTCCAACGCTTGTTTAAAATGCCCCCCTTCTATTAAAGCTCCTACTTCATCATATAAATCTTTTGTTTTATCATAAATGTCTACATCTATTTTGGTATGCGGGATTTCCCCTTCAAATGATTTTTCAATAAACTTCAGGGTCCGATTAACAAAGTTACCAAATGCTCCGAGCAACTCGCTGTTATGGCTATAGATAAACTCTCGCCAAGAAAAATCTGTATCACGATTCTCCGGTGCATTTACAGATAAAAAATAGCGAATTGAGTCTGGATCATACTTTTGTAAAATTTCAGGTAGCCATACAGCCCAGTTTTGACTTGTTGATAATTTTCTTTTCTCCAAAGTTAAATATTCATTTGAAATAATATGGGTTGGCAAATTTTGAAGATTGATTCCTAAAAGAATTGCTGGCCAGATGACTGTATGAAATGGGATATTATCTTTTCCATGAATGTAATAGGAGATAGTAGTTTCATTCCACCATTCTTCTATATTCTCCTGGTTCTGCCTCGCCCATTCGATACTTGCTGTTAAGTATCCAGACACAGCCTCGATCCAAACATAGATTTTCTTCCCTTCAAAGCCTTCAACCGGTACATCTACTCCATTTGGTAAATCTCGTGTTACAGCTCGATCTGGGAGTCCTTCAGCTAAGTACCTTTTTGTTAAACTAAGTGCATTTTTTCTCCATAGATTTTCTCGTTCTGCCTTTTCTGTATATGCTTCGAGCTTATTTTGGAAAGCACTAAAGCTAAAATAG is drawn from Lysinibacillus sp. SGAir0095 and contains these coding sequences:
- the sspI gene encoding small acid-soluble spore protein SspI, producing MNFQIRQAITSNVQGDSAAEFRDTVEDAITRGDEHLLPGLGVFLEKWWHASSPDEQQQFTEKLSKAFQN
- a CDS encoding MarR family winged helix-turn-helix transcriptional regulator, producing MEPLDLFDLISERHGTIRRILEEKWNEMSDISISNSEWYIMSKVNNHQPTISMVAKNVQISRQAAHKFVKKLASKGLVELVPGSNNRDKCIQLTDLGQICIDKYNLLKMDIEKKISEKVDLEQLNKILKSDWGI
- a CDS encoding CarD family transcriptional regulator codes for the protein MFNIGDTIIYSAHGLCQIDGISEKTISGVTKTYYVLHPLNNEKLEISTPVDNKTISTLMAKEEAEEILELFTEPGIEWIDKGNQRTQGYSLIAKKGDRKEIAKVINTLLVKKHEIENNEKKFPEQDRKLLVSMQSILFSELALSLNTTTEEISQKIAHLLEIDGEVILTNE
- the argF gene encoding ornithine carbamoyltransferase, producing MKLLEEVQLKLVSSLKGKDLLTLLDYTSEEVQELIQLATQLKKITKAGRCPRLLEGKTLGMIFEKHSTRTRISFEVGMNQLGGKAMFMHSRDMQIGRGEPISDTGHVLSGYLDAIMIRANSHEMVKELADHASIPVINGLTDIYHPCQALADLETIAECKGDLKGLKIAYVGDGNNVAHSLVVAAAHVGMDIVVATPIGYEPNEEVIAKAQKIAKENGSLVSVTNDPVAAVKNADAVYADVWTSMGQEEETAKRLVDFEGYQINDQLVAHAKADYMFLHCLPAHREEEVATSVIDGPNSFIFEQAENRLHAQKAVLASILA
- a CDS encoding M42 family metallopeptidase, which gives rise to MVQLDDTLKMLKELTDANGIPGNERAPRAVMRKYIEPFADKIEQDNLGSLIAKKVGDENGPKIMIAGHLDEIGFMVTQIDEKGFIKFQTVGGWWSHVMLSQRVTITTRSGEEIIGVIGSKPPHILPVEQRKKVMDLKELFIDIGASSKDEVKEWGIRPGDMITPYFEFNVMKNEKLLLAKAWDNRIGCAIAIDVLKALKDTKHPNVVYGVGNVQEEVGLRGAKTATFKIQPDIGFAVDVGVAGDTPGITPKESTSKIGEGPQIIIFDASMVGHKGLRDFVVDVAEENNIPYQFDSTPGGGTDAGSIHLTANGVPAMAIGIATRYIHSHAAILHRDDYENTVKLIVELVKKLDRDTVNKIIFD
- a CDS encoding dUTP diphosphatase, with the protein product MKFKELFEMQRELDTFIEKTQGINRDVFKEKGLALMIELAELANETRCFKFWSTKGPSEHEVILEEFVDSIHFLLSLGNAKGLSLEEWPEVKVKEDLTNWFLRTQEAILTFIQNPTRNSYQDVWQYYGVLAFNLDFTLEDIIKAYFAKNEKNYERQRNGY
- a CDS encoding sigma-w pathway protein ysdB, which produces MALLLFRLLIIVLVVYIFYKGVRYLTDPKRKLDEAFENGEYYFYDDVKNVRKNFFISYKGALFEGEKYLGTTENAFEVVSIFVWVHDTMKLQGLTKDDFYYLEKEIQMSYPKAKINWKNPIEQLMKEQSNEL
- the metG gene encoding methionine--tRNA ligase, translated to MTILIGGAWPYANGSLHLGHIAALLPGDILARYYRQKGERVLYVSGSDCNGTPISIRANQEKTTIKAIADRYHEEFEQVFNKLGFSYDLYTRTDVPHHHKSVQKIFLTLLENGYLYKKKIEQAYCEQDQQFLPDRFVEGICPNCGVKARGDQCDNCSKILDPLDLIDKHCKICGTKPVIKETEHFYFSFSAFQNKLEAYTEKAERENLWRKNALSLTKRYLAEGLPDRAVTRDLPNGVDVPVEGFEGKKIYVWIEAVSGYLTASIEWARQNQENIEEWWNETTISYYIHGKDNIPFHTVIWPAILLGINLQNLPTHIISNEYLTLEKRKLSTSQNWAVWLPEILQKYDPDSIRYFLSVNAPENRDTDFSWREFIYSHNSELLGAFGNFVNRTLKFIEKSFEGEIPHTKIDVDIYDKTKDLYDEVGALIEGGHFKQALEKVFHYVRIANRYFDERKPWIQVKEEVEECKETLSACVFIIQNLAQVLQPFLPFASTKIKTMLDIQNNEWTIQKDLPRAIINDIKPLYERLDLELIEIELEKLLAKSSIK